A region from the Desulfuromonas acetexigens genome encodes:
- a CDS encoding DEAD/DEAH box helicase, translating to MSNIDPATEKLLSSFRKRPPAEQQLAQMLAFFLAPVARSNLAACLTRAGVRHDTGRAIYGPSLLPLLQNLKKAWLVTEVQGGFLLRQELRHPLLRELDRQGKLPAFAEAVKLSIRNIYYNSLEHCLQDLQRAIYLRDLSEVSRILDFYHSRFDGSPYGLLFDRAMDGDWFKSLPPNLWATILVDLTMRDFLRLAPSDAFNILDACVGDNPEAPLDAKYHVVFYRIMRGRLKEAEATIAQLRLEPFTELAGIIALARGQVEEAVRLFEQGLAHIKKETGKRKVFFHGMLGIFHQLALLRAGLPEHLKNAVQLAALGLKQDKGNVRFLLDLLSHLAEAKQGSNRCATVLKDFLRREDKLKPFEHLIRCLVAFELKADLIPPHCKALAQVAEAAHASGFLWLGGEALRLLEAFEPKAKVRPEWATKLFAEEGIAGLTGGGTGEQNWQRSLKALLALGSGATAAGTSPTVAAKTSRLIWLLQGNNRQIAIQPIEQKLGARGWSKGRNVALKRLAEESASLDFLTPQDHKAIACIRKERAYNYGYYAQMVYEFDVAKTLRALIDHPLVFNAGHEDEPLTLAKGEFTLEVLRVKGKLNVRLTPLPEPSVNFFWYWEGSTRLLLFEPTAEQRRIAAILGEKLTVPEAGEKELLAAITAVSPHVLVHSDLAGENLAAESVAADGRLHLLLRPSGAGISVEARIFPFGEHGPRFLPGQGGAVVIAEIEGKKRQCRRDQILERRRQETLLQSWSGFEFHENHDGFWRLEEPQEALELLEALHEILRVEPEVYVLRWPEGEKLRLRGTASWERLKLAVRSGKDWFSLEGEVTLDADQVLSLQRLLELAEQEKGRFIQLADGEFVALTEEFRRRLDELRRVVDRHGKEPRFHPLAATLVNETLGGAGGIKGDKSWKAALKRFRAAEALQPAVPATLRAELRDYQQEGFEWLSRLAHWGVGACLADDMGLGKTVQALALLIDRAPAGPALVLAPTSVCLNWESEARRFAPTLRPRLFGGGDRQAFVESLQPFDLAICSYTLFQQEAERLTGVRWETVVLDEAQAIKNMTTKRSQAAMQLNAGFRIATTGTPVENRLDELWNLFRFLNPGLLGSHQSFTTRFANPIERERDKGARTLLKKLIRPFILRRTKSQVLEELPPRTEIVQRVELSSEEAAFYEALRRKALESLGEAGEQAPGERQIRILAEIMRLRRACCHPRLVLPESTLSSAKLAAFREIVDELRANGHRALVFSQFVSHLDLLREELDKDGIVYQYLDGSTPAKERQAQVAAFQAGRGELFLISLKAGGVGLNLTAADYVIHMDPWWNPAVEDQASDRAHRIGQLRPVTVYRLVAANTIEEKIVALHGQKRELADSLLEGTETALRVSAEDLLELLREGVEK from the coding sequence GTGTCCAACATCGATCCCGCCACCGAAAAACTTCTGTCATCCTTCCGCAAGCGCCCCCCCGCGGAACAGCAGCTCGCGCAGATGCTGGCCTTTTTCCTGGCGCCGGTAGCCCGTAGCAACCTCGCCGCATGCCTGACCCGGGCCGGGGTTCGGCACGACACGGGGCGCGCCATTTATGGTCCCAGCCTTCTGCCGCTCTTGCAAAACCTGAAAAAAGCCTGGCTGGTTACTGAGGTTCAGGGGGGATTTCTGCTGCGCCAGGAATTGCGGCATCCCCTGCTGCGCGAACTGGACCGGCAAGGGAAGCTCCCCGCCTTCGCCGAGGCGGTCAAGTTAAGCATCCGCAACATTTACTACAACAGCCTGGAGCATTGCCTTCAGGATCTGCAACGGGCGATCTATCTGCGCGATCTGTCGGAAGTTTCGCGGATTCTGGATTTTTACCACTCGCGCTTCGACGGTTCTCCCTATGGTCTGCTCTTCGACCGGGCGATGGACGGTGACTGGTTCAAGTCCCTCCCCCCCAACCTCTGGGCCACCATTCTGGTCGACCTGACCATGCGGGATTTCCTGCGACTGGCTCCGTCGGACGCGTTTAACATCCTCGACGCCTGTGTCGGCGACAATCCGGAAGCGCCGCTCGACGCGAAATACCATGTGGTTTTCTATAGGATCATGCGCGGCCGACTGAAAGAGGCGGAAGCGACCATCGCGCAACTGCGCTTAGAGCCCTTTACCGAACTGGCCGGGATCATCGCCCTGGCGCGGGGGCAGGTCGAGGAAGCGGTTCGCCTTTTCGAACAGGGCCTAGCGCACATCAAAAAGGAAACGGGCAAGCGCAAGGTCTTTTTCCACGGAATGCTCGGCATCTTTCACCAACTGGCGCTGCTTCGCGCCGGTCTCCCGGAGCATCTGAAGAATGCCGTCCAGTTGGCCGCCCTCGGCCTGAAACAGGATAAGGGAAACGTGCGCTTTCTCCTCGACCTGTTGAGCCACTTAGCGGAGGCGAAACAGGGGAGCAATCGCTGTGCGACGGTACTGAAGGATTTTCTGCGCCGGGAGGACAAGCTAAAACCCTTCGAACATCTCATCCGCTGCCTGGTCGCCTTTGAACTCAAGGCCGACCTGATTCCCCCTCATTGCAAGGCGCTGGCCCAGGTCGCGGAAGCCGCCCATGCCTCGGGATTTCTCTGGCTGGGGGGCGAAGCGCTGCGGCTGCTCGAAGCCTTCGAGCCGAAAGCGAAGGTTCGACCCGAGTGGGCGACGAAACTTTTCGCCGAGGAAGGGATCGCCGGTCTGACCGGAGGCGGGACGGGCGAACAGAACTGGCAGCGCTCCCTCAAGGCGCTGTTGGCTCTGGGCTCCGGCGCGACCGCCGCCGGGACATCCCCGACCGTCGCCGCCAAGACCTCGCGGCTGATCTGGCTGCTCCAGGGGAACAACCGCCAGATCGCCATCCAGCCCATCGAGCAGAAACTGGGGGCGCGGGGCTGGAGTAAGGGGCGCAACGTCGCCCTGAAACGACTGGCGGAAGAGAGCGCGAGTCTCGACTTTCTGACCCCCCAGGACCACAAGGCCATCGCCTGCATCCGCAAGGAACGAGCCTATAACTACGGCTATTATGCCCAGATGGTCTACGAGTTCGACGTTGCCAAGACCCTGCGCGCCCTGATCGATCACCCGCTGGTTTTCAACGCCGGCCACGAAGATGAGCCGCTGACCCTGGCCAAAGGGGAGTTCACCCTGGAAGTGCTGCGCGTCAAGGGAAAACTGAATGTGCGCCTGACGCCCCTGCCCGAGCCTTCGGTCAATTTCTTCTGGTACTGGGAGGGTTCGACCCGCTTGCTGCTCTTCGAGCCGACGGCGGAACAGCGCCGCATCGCCGCCATTCTCGGCGAGAAGCTGACCGTGCCCGAAGCGGGGGAAAAGGAGCTGCTCGCCGCCATCACCGCCGTTTCACCCCATGTGCTGGTCCACTCCGATCTGGCCGGGGAGAATCTCGCCGCGGAAAGCGTGGCTGCCGATGGCCGCCTGCATCTGCTGCTGCGCCCGTCGGGGGCGGGGATCAGCGTCGAGGCGCGGATTTTCCCCTTCGGCGAGCACGGCCCCCGCTTTCTCCCCGGCCAGGGGGGCGCCGTGGTGATCGCCGAAATCGAGGGGAAAAAGCGGCAATGCCGGCGGGATCAGATTCTGGAACGGCGGCGCCAAGAAACGCTGCTGCAAAGTTGGAGCGGCTTCGAGTTCCATGAAAACCACGACGGATTCTGGCGGCTGGAAGAGCCGCAAGAGGCGCTGGAACTGCTCGAAGCGCTGCACGAGATCCTGCGCGTCGAACCCGAGGTCTATGTCCTGCGCTGGCCGGAAGGGGAAAAGCTCAGGCTGCGCGGCACGGCTTCGTGGGAACGGCTGAAGCTGGCGGTGCGCTCGGGCAAGGACTGGTTCTCGCTGGAGGGGGAAGTCACCCTCGACGCGGATCAGGTGCTGTCGCTGCAACGGTTGCTGGAACTGGCAGAGCAGGAAAAAGGCCGCTTCATCCAACTGGCCGACGGCGAATTCGTCGCCCTCACCGAGGAGTTCCGCCGCCGGCTGGACGAACTGCGGCGGGTGGTGGACCGGCACGGCAAGGAGCCCCGTTTCCATCCCTTGGCGGCAACCCTGGTGAACGAGACGCTGGGCGGCGCCGGCGGCATCAAAGGGGATAAATCCTGGAAAGCGGCGCTGAAACGGTTCCGCGCGGCCGAAGCCTTGCAACCGGCGGTGCCCGCCACCTTGCGCGCCGAGCTGCGCGACTACCAGCAGGAAGGCTTCGAATGGCTCAGCCGCCTGGCCCATTGGGGGGTCGGCGCCTGTCTCGCCGACGACATGGGCCTGGGCAAGACCGTGCAGGCGCTGGCGCTGCTCATCGACCGCGCCCCAGCGGGACCGGCGCTGGTGCTGGCCCCGACCTCGGTCTGTCTCAACTGGGAAAGCGAGGCCCGCCGGTTCGCGCCGACCTTGCGGCCGCGCCTGTTCGGCGGCGGCGACCGGCAAGCTTTCGTCGAATCGCTGCAACCTTTCGATCTGGCGATTTGCAGCTACACCCTGTTTCAGCAGGAAGCCGAACGGCTAACCGGCGTCCGCTGGGAAACGGTGGTACTCGACGAAGCCCAGGCGATCAAGAATATGACCACCAAGCGCTCCCAGGCGGCGATGCAGCTCAACGCCGGGTTCCGCATCGCCACCACCGGCACCCCGGTGGAAAACCGCCTGGACGAACTCTGGAATCTCTTCCGCTTTCTCAATCCCGGCCTGCTCGGCTCGCACCAATCCTTCACCACCCGCTTCGCCAACCCCATCGAACGGGAACGGGACAAGGGGGCCCGGACCCTGCTGAAAAAACTCATCCGCCCCTTCATCCTGCGGCGCACCAAGAGCCAGGTGCTGGAGGAGTTGCCTCCGCGCACCGAAATTGTCCAGCGGGTGGAACTTTCCTCGGAAGAAGCGGCCTTTTACGAAGCGCTGCGGCGCAAGGCCCTAGAGAGCCTGGGCGAGGCTGGAGAGCAGGCCCCCGGCGAACGGCAGATCCGCATTCTCGCCGAAATCATGCGCCTGCGCCGGGCCTGCTGTCATCCGCGCTTGGTGCTGCCGGAGAGCACCCTGTCCAGCGCCAAACTCGCGGCCTTCCGGGAGATTGTCGACGAACTGCGGGCCAACGGCCACCGGGCGCTGGTCTTCAGCCAGTTTGTCTCTCATCTCGATCTGTTGCGCGAGGAACTGGATAAGGACGGCATCGTCTACCAGTATCTCGACGGCTCCACCCCGGCCAAGGAACGCCAAGCCCAGGTCGCCGCCTTTCAGGCCGGCCGGGGCGAGCTCTTTCTCATCAGCCTCAAAGCCGGTGGCGTCGGCCTCAACCTCACCGCCGCCGACTACGTCATCCACATGGACCCCTGGTGGAACCCGGCGGTGGAAGATCAGGCCTCCGACCGCGCCCACCGCATCGGCCAGCTCCGCCCGGTCACGGTCTATCGCCTGGTCGCGGCCAACACCATCGAAGAAAAGATCGTCGCCCTCCACGGCCAAAAACGCGAACTGGCCGACTCCCTGCTCGAAGGAACGGAAACGGCCCTGCGCGTTTCGGCGGAGGATCTGCTGGAGTTGTTGCGGGAGGGGGTAGAAAAATAG
- a CDS encoding UPF0158 family protein has translation MTYETLEEAFLFVSAAPHSENSAVINRKTGELFFASEEMTDLDELPEDADENDDYIYIPHQNDLDLGKPVVMDFVRNRCPNLIDRVQAIFRRKGAYGRFRDLLMEKNLLDDWYTFEQQRIREALLQWCEENKIVLD, from the coding sequence ATGACCTACGAAACCCTTGAAGAGGCCTTCCTTTTTGTCAGCGCGGCACCGCACAGCGAAAACAGCGCGGTGATCAACCGTAAAACGGGGGAATTGTTCTTTGCTTCGGAGGAGATGACAGATCTTGACGAACTGCCTGAGGATGCGGACGAGAACGATGACTACATCTACATCCCCCACCAGAATGACCTCGATTTGGGCAAGCCGGTGGTGATGGACTTCGTTCGCAACCGCTGCCCGAATCTGATCGACAGGGTGCAGGCGATCTTCCGGCGTAAAGGGGCTTACGGCCGGTTCAGGGATCTGCTGATGGAGAAGAATCTGCTGGACGATTGGTACACATTCGAGCAGCAGCGAATCCGCGAGGCGTTGCTCCAATGGTGCGAAGAAAACAAAATCGTGCTCGATTGA
- a CDS encoding ABC transporter ATP-binding protein, with protein MPPLLDVRNLMTYFFTAGGLVKAVRGVDFTIETGETLALVGESGCGKSMTALSLLRLVPEPGRIVEGQIFFAGNDLLHVPDEEMRRVRGNQIAMIFQEPMTSLNPVLRIGEQIAEVLRLHKGQSPAEALETAADLLHQVGIPSPKQRLREYPHQLSGGMRQRVVIAMALACDPRLLIADEPTTALDVTIQAQIMDLLRQLKSEREMATLLITHDLGVVAENADRVAIMYNGLILEYAPVRAIFNDPHHPYTSGLLACIPKLGEKRRRLTTVNNQGGGGNGALSFLDRCPPEYAPRQGHLPRLRETSPGHLVRCWED; from the coding sequence ATGCCGCCACTGCTCGACGTTCGCAATCTGATGACTTATTTCTTCACCGCCGGCGGTTTGGTCAAGGCCGTGCGCGGGGTCGATTTCACCATCGAGACCGGGGAGACCTTGGCGCTGGTGGGGGAGTCGGGATGCGGCAAGTCGATGACCGCCCTGTCGTTACTGCGACTGGTGCCGGAGCCGGGGCGGATTGTGGAGGGGCAGATTTTCTTCGCCGGCAACGATCTGCTGCACGTCCCCGACGAGGAGATGCGCCGGGTGCGCGGCAATCAGATCGCCATGATCTTTCAGGAGCCGATGACCTCGCTCAACCCGGTGCTGCGCATCGGCGAGCAGATCGCCGAGGTGCTTCGTCTGCATAAGGGGCAATCCCCCGCCGAGGCGCTGGAGACCGCCGCCGACCTGCTGCATCAGGTGGGCATCCCTTCACCGAAACAGCGCCTCCGCGAATATCCCCATCAGCTTTCCGGCGGCATGCGCCAGCGGGTGGTGATCGCCATGGCGCTGGCATGCGACCCGCGCCTGCTCATCGCCGACGAGCCAACCACCGCCCTCGACGTCACCATCCAAGCGCAAATCATGGATCTGCTGCGACAGCTCAAGAGCGAACGGGAGATGGCGACCCTGCTCATCACCCACGATCTCGGGGTGGTGGCGGAAAACGCCGACCGGGTGGCGATCATGTACAACGGGCTGATTCTCGAATACGCCCCGGTGCGGGCCATCTTCAACGATCCCCACCATCCCTACACCAGCGGCCTGCTCGCCTGCATCCCCAAGCTCGGCGAGAAGCGCCGCCGGCTGACCACCGTCAACAATCAGGGCGGCGGCGGCAACGGCGCCCTTTCTTTTCTCGACCGCTGCCCGCCGGAGTATGCGCCGCGCCAGGGGCATCTGCCCCGGTTGCGGGAAACGTCGCCGGGGCACCTGGTCCGCTGCTGGGAGGACTGA
- a CDS encoding ABC transporter ATP-binding protein, with product MEPLLEVRNLSKAFRSGGGLPGAPSRRLQAVDRVSFTLFKGETLGLVGESGCGKSTAGRLILRLLEADEGQVLFRGQDLLKLSPGRMRPLRRDLQMIFQDPYSSLNPRMKVGDIVGEPLRIHGLAKGRKLREDVTALLERVGLGAEHYDRYPHEFSGGQRQRVGIARALAVRPSLIIADEPVSALDLSIQAQVVNLLQDLQQEFGLTYLFIAHDLSVIEHISDRVAVMYLGRIVELAPAEALYHAPRHPYSEALLNAVPVPDPDRPRNRPFVKGEVPSAFDPPPGCHFHPRCPYAQEICGRERPAFVDQGNGHFAACHFSDQVGKFRTF from the coding sequence ATGGAACCTCTGCTCGAAGTCCGCAATCTCAGCAAGGCTTTTCGTTCAGGCGGCGGGCTGCCCGGCGCGCCGTCACGCCGATTGCAGGCGGTCGACCGGGTTTCCTTTACCCTGTTCAAGGGGGAGACATTGGGATTGGTGGGGGAATCGGGCTGCGGCAAGTCGACCGCCGGGCGGCTGATTCTGCGCCTGCTGGAGGCCGATGAAGGACAGGTGCTCTTTCGCGGGCAGGATCTGCTGAAGCTCTCCCCCGGCCGGATGCGCCCCCTGCGCCGGGATTTGCAGATGATCTTCCAGGACCCCTACTCTTCCCTGAATCCGCGCATGAAGGTCGGCGACATCGTCGGCGAGCCGCTACGTATTCACGGTCTGGCCAAGGGCCGCAAACTGCGGGAAGACGTGACCGCCCTGCTCGAGCGGGTCGGGCTGGGGGCCGAGCATTACGACCGTTACCCCCACGAGTTTTCCGGCGGTCAGCGCCAGCGCGTCGGCATCGCCCGCGCCCTGGCCGTGCGCCCGAGCCTGATCATCGCCGACGAGCCGGTGTCGGCCCTCGATCTGTCGATTCAGGCCCAGGTGGTCAACCTGCTGCAGGACCTGCAACAGGAGTTCGGTCTGACCTACCTCTTTATTGCCCACGACCTCTCGGTCATCGAGCACATCAGCGACCGGGTGGCGGTCATGTATCTCGGCCGCATCGTCGAACTCGCCCCGGCCGAGGCCCTCTATCACGCCCCCCGACATCCCTACAGCGAGGCGCTGCTCAACGCCGTGCCGGTCCCCGATCCCGACCGTCCGCGCAACCGCCCCTTCGTCAAAGGGGAAGTCCCCTCGGCCTTCGACCCGCCCCCCGGCTGCCACTTCCACCCCCGCTGTCCCTACGCCCAGGAGATCTGCGGCCGCGAGCGCCCGGCCTTCGTCGACCAGGGCAACGGCCATTTCGCCGCCTGCCATTTCAGCGATCAGGTCGGCAAATTCCGGACGTTCTGA
- a CDS encoding DUF190 domain-containing protein — MSKFVGEKVLMRIFIGEAKRHGHRPLYEALTDLFLKEGFAGATVLRGVCGFGAHRVFHTQKFLDLSADLPLVIEVVDSQEKIDAVMPKIDEMVGSGMITLEKVHVIRYTHKHEQG; from the coding sequence ATGTCCAAGTTTGTCGGCGAAAAAGTTCTGATGCGCATCTTCATCGGCGAAGCCAAGCGCCACGGCCATCGGCCCTTGTACGAGGCGCTCACGGACCTCTTTTTGAAAGAGGGCTTCGCCGGGGCGACGGTGCTGCGCGGCGTCTGCGGCTTCGGTGCTCATCGGGTCTTCCACACCCAGAAATTCCTCGACCTCTCCGCCGATCTCCCGCTGGTGATCGAAGTCGTCGATTCCCAGGAAAAGATCGACGCCGTCATGCCCAAAATCGACGAGATGGTCGGTAGCGGCATGATTACCCTGGAAAAGGTCCATGTCATCCGCTACACCCATAAACATGAGCAGGGCTGA
- the crcB gene encoding fluoride efflux transporter CrcB, producing MTTAFFIAGCGALGCLARYYLSGWVYNLLGRGFPYGTFVVNVIGAFLIGLLMEFSLKSTLLPQALRVGLTIGFMGGLTTFSTFSFETFKLLEDGQFFTAFGNILASVTVCLICTWLGIALARQLS from the coding sequence ATGACCACCGCCTTTTTCATCGCGGGGTGCGGGGCGCTGGGCTGTCTCGCCCGCTACTATCTGTCGGGCTGGGTCTACAACCTGCTGGGCCGGGGCTTTCCCTACGGCACCTTCGTGGTCAACGTCATCGGCGCTTTTCTCATCGGTCTGTTGATGGAGTTCAGCCTGAAAAGCACCCTCTTGCCGCAGGCGCTGCGGGTCGGGCTGACCATCGGTTTCATGGGCGGATTGACCACCTTTTCGACCTTCAGCTTCGAGACCTTCAAGTTGCTGGAAGACGGCCAGTTTTTCACCGCCTTCGGCAATATCCTGGCGAGCGTGACGGTCTGTCTGATCTGCACCTGGCTCGGTATCGCCCTGGCCCGGCAACTATCCTAG
- a CDS encoding GreA/GreB family elongation factor: MNKTALLQQIIARLAHDLELLLAAAKSAHAAATHAENIPDNKYATLALEASYLAQGQANRASEIRRALDAFKQLNGRPSADGTVRLGALVVLEDEEGATKVFFIGPVEGGLKITHEEREVLVITPASPLGRELLGKTIGEGVKSGSSEYEILRIV, from the coding sequence ATGAACAAAACCGCGCTGCTGCAACAGATCATCGCCCGCCTTGCCCACGACCTGGAACTGCTGCTCGCCGCCGCCAAGTCCGCTCACGCCGCCGCGACCCACGCGGAGAATATTCCCGACAACAAGTACGCCACCCTCGCCCTGGAAGCCTCTTACCTCGCCCAGGGGCAGGCCAACCGAGCAAGCGAAATCCGTCGAGCGCTGGATGCGTTCAAGCAGCTCAACGGCCGACCGAGCGCGGACGGAACCGTTCGCCTCGGCGCACTGGTGGTGTTGGAGGACGAGGAAGGCGCGACCAAAGTCTTTTTCATCGGGCCCGTGGAGGGAGGCCTGAAAATCACCCACGAGGAGCGGGAGGTGCTGGTCATCACCCCGGCCTCCCCCTTGGGCCGAGAGCTACTCGGCAAAACCATCGGCGAGGGGGTGAAGTCGGGGAGCTCGGAGTATGAAATCCTCAGGATTGTTTGA
- a CDS encoding general secretion pathway protein GspB has translation MSFILDALKKSEKKRETAEVPNLHTVHGEGPPPPRKRRPLWPYLLIAVLLLNAGVLLWYVFFREEPQVAAVVTEAAPALIAESAPLAPAPPAPPAVVAPEPVVASPQPAPEPVPAPTPATVVREVAPPPAPVPPPRPEPATVPVREAEVAQVVVPPPPPVESRPEAPVVAPVPEPVSPPQPIEVGPPPVLELEDLPGDVRTRVPEMTISVYAYSAVPASRLVRINNRILREGSYLDVGLRLEEIAPRELIFTFEGFRFRVPKEM, from the coding sequence ATGTCCTTTATTCTCGATGCCTTGAAAAAATCGGAAAAAAAACGGGAAACGGCCGAGGTGCCCAATCTGCATACGGTGCACGGCGAGGGTCCGCCGCCCCCCCGAAAACGCCGGCCTCTCTGGCCCTATCTGCTGATCGCGGTGCTGCTGCTCAACGCCGGGGTGCTGCTCTGGTATGTCTTCTTCCGGGAAGAACCCCAGGTCGCCGCCGTCGTGACCGAGGCGGCACCGGCGCTGATTGCCGAGTCCGCGCCGCTTGCCCCCGCGCCTCCCGCGCCTCCGGCTGTGGTCGCGCCGGAACCGGTGGTCGCCTCACCGCAACCGGCTCCTGAGCCTGTTCCCGCTCCGACTCCCGCGACCGTTGTTCGCGAAGTCGCGCCGCCGCCCGCCCCCGTTCCGCCTCCGCGTCCCGAACCCGCGACGGTGCCGGTGCGGGAAGCCGAGGTCGCCCAGGTCGTGGTACCTCCTCCCCCCCCCGTGGAGAGCCGTCCGGAAGCTCCGGTGGTCGCGCCGGTTCCGGAACCGGTTTCGCCGCCGCAACCCATCGAGGTCGGCCCGCCGCCGGTGCTGGAATTGGAGGATCTCCCTGGAGATGTTCGCACCCGTGTGCCGGAGATGACGATTTCCGTTTACGCCTACTCCGCCGTCCCGGCTTCCCGTCTGGTGCGGATCAACAACCGCATCCTCCGCGAAGGGAGCTATCTCGACGTCGGCCTGCGCCTCGAAGAGATCGCCCCGCGCGAGCTGATCTTCACCTTCGAAGGTTTCCGCTTCCGGGTACCGAAGGAGATGTAG
- a CDS encoding ExeA family protein yields MYLEYFGFKSEPFSISPDPRFLFMSERHREALAHLLYGMKSEGGFVLLTGDIGTGKTTICRCLLEQLPEDSEVALLLNPKLTAAELLANICDELRIPYPPGTTSIKLLVDAINGFLLAVHAQGRRTVVIIDEAQNLDVEVLEQIRLLTNLETNTYKLLQIIMLGQPELKEMLERPELRQLSQRITARYHLAPLSQPEVGDYIRHRMAVAGVDRPIFPPASLRRIYRLTGGVPRLINVLCSRALLGAYVKGENRVRPALLEQAAEEVLSGDSGGGGRSRFALPLKLLLALALVGGGVVLGAGLFRQAPPVVPETAPVVETEASPATEPAETAAPVVEAERENWLDVLALEAGKAAALHALFAAWTLDYPADETADPAVLARDEGLSYLSLRGSINDLRALDRPVLLKLTGPRGESFHATLTALDEQTAMLSSGAEDYPVPVEELVRHWFGEYELLWQPPPGYRRALIPGDRGVTVEWLARRLDLLHQRPDRPVAGRVYDEALYREVREFQAGEGLDADGLVGPLTLIRLNNRTGGAQPRLSATPKG; encoded by the coding sequence ATGTACCTGGAGTATTTCGGCTTCAAAAGTGAACCCTTTTCCATAAGTCCCGACCCTCGTTTTCTTTTCATGAGCGAGCGGCACCGGGAGGCCCTGGCCCATCTGCTCTACGGGATGAAGAGCGAAGGGGGCTTTGTCCTTCTGACCGGGGATATCGGCACCGGCAAGACCACCATCTGCCGCTGTCTGCTCGAACAGTTGCCGGAAGACTCGGAAGTCGCCCTGCTCCTCAACCCCAAGCTGACCGCCGCCGAACTGCTGGCCAATATCTGCGACGAACTGCGCATTCCCTATCCTCCGGGGACGACGAGCATCAAGCTGCTGGTCGATGCCATCAATGGCTTCCTCCTCGCTGTCCATGCCCAGGGGCGGCGCACCGTGGTGATCATCGATGAGGCACAGAATCTCGATGTCGAGGTGCTGGAGCAGATTCGGCTGCTGACCAATCTGGAAACCAACACCTACAAGCTCTTGCAGATCATCATGCTCGGCCAGCCCGAACTGAAAGAGATGCTCGAACGCCCCGAATTGCGTCAGCTGTCGCAACGCATCACCGCCCGCTATCATCTGGCGCCGCTGTCCCAGCCCGAGGTCGGGGATTATATCCGTCACCGTATGGCGGTCGCCGGAGTCGACCGGCCGATTTTCCCCCCGGCGAGTCTGCGTCGCATCTACCGTCTGACTGGCGGCGTACCGCGCCTGATCAACGTGCTCTGTAGCCGTGCCCTGCTCGGCGCTTACGTCAAGGGAGAAAACCGGGTGCGCCCGGCGCTGCTGGAGCAGGCAGCCGAAGAAGTCCTGTCGGGCGATTCCGGCGGCGGTGGCCGTTCCCGTTTCGCCCTGCCGCTCAAGCTGCTGCTCGCCCTGGCCCTGGTTGGCGGCGGCGTAGTGCTGGGCGCGGGACTCTTCCGCCAAGCCCCCCCCGTCGTCCCGGAAACCGCGCCGGTGGTGGAGACGGAGGCTTCCCCGGCAACCGAGCCGGCCGAGACGGCCGCCCCGGTTGTCGAAGCCGAGCGCGAAAACTGGTTGGATGTCCTGGCGTTGGAAGCCGGCAAGGCTGCCGCCCTGCACGCCCTGTTCGCGGCCTGGACGCTGGATTATCCGGCCGATGAAACGGCCGATCCGGCTGTCCTGGCTCGGGATGAGGGTCTGTCCTATTTGTCATTGCGGGGGAGTATCAACGATCTGCGGGCCTTGGACCGCCCGGTGCTGCTCAAGTTGACGGGTCCGCGCGGAGAATCCTTCCACGCGACGCTGACTGCCCTCGACGAGCAGACCGCTATGTTAAGCTCCGGCGCCGAGGACTACCCGGTGCCGGTGGAGGAATTGGTGCGTCACTGGTTCGGCGAGTACGAGTTGCTCTGGCAGCCCCCGCCCGGTTACCGGCGGGCGCTGATTCCCGGCGACCGGGGGGTGACGGTGGAATGGCTGGCGCGGCGCCTCGACCTGCTCCATCAGCGGCCGGATCGTCCTGTCGCCGGGCGGGTCTACGACGAGGCCCTGTATCGCGAGGTCCGCGAATTTCAGGCTGGCGAGGGCTTGGATGCCGACGGGCTGGTCGGGCCGCTCACCCTGATCCGTCTCAACAACCGCACCGGCGGCGCCCAGCCCCGGCTCAGCGCAACACCGAAGGGGTAA